The nucleotide sequence TAATACGTAACTCTATCTGACTATAATCTGCAGAGAAGAACAAGCAGCCCTCTTCTGGTATGAAGCACTTACGTATCTCCTTGCCATCATCCGTACGCACAGGGATATTCTGCAGGTTAGGGTCACTCGAAGAGAGTCGACCAGTGGCTGTCAGTGCCTGATTAAACGATGTGTGGATATGTCCTGTACGTGGATTAATCAGCTTTGGAAGAGCATCGATATAGGTACTGAGAAGCTTTTTCATACCTCTGTAATTGAGTATGTTACGTACGATAGGATTCTTGCTTTCAAGGCTTTGCAATACCTCCTCGCTCGTAACATATTGTCCTGTCTTCGTCTTCTTAGGCTTATCAAGAATCTGCATTTTGCCAAAGAGGATATCACCCACTTGTTTTGGACTTGATATATTGAATTCTTCTCCTGCCTCTTTGTATATTTCCTGTTCGTATTGTTTCATACGCTCAGTGAATATCTTTGACGTATCTTGCAGTGCTTCAGTGTCTAAGCACACACCATTTAGCTCCATATCAGCTAATACACGCACCAAAGGCATCTCAATATTCCAGAAGAGTTCTTCCACTCCAAGCTCCTTCAAACGTGGCTCAAGTACGTTTTTCAGACGTAAGGTGATGTCAGCATCCTCGGCAGCATACTCATAGATATCAGTAGGGGAGAGGTCGCGCATATTCTTCTGCTTCTTTCCCTTAGGACCAAGCAGTTCTTCAATGTGGATTGTTTGATAGCCGAGTAAGGTTTCAGCCATGTAGTCCATATTATGATGTAACTCTGGCTGAATGAGGTAGTGAGCAATCATTGTGTCGAACATCTTACCTTGTAGCGTTACGCCATATCTGCTCAACACTTCGTAATCATATTTTATGTTCTGCCCAATTTTCATTATTTTGTCGCTTTCGTACAATGGTTTGAAAATTTGGACATATTTGATCGCCTCCTCATTGTTGGCAGGGATGGGAACATAAAAAGCCTTGTTTTCTTCGACAGAGAAGCTCAAACCAACCAATTCAGCACTAATTGCATCCGTGGAAGTGGTTTCTGTATCTATACTTACGTACTCTTTTGTAATAAAAAAGTCATAAAGTTTGTGTAATTCCTCCTCATTCTCAACGAGTTTGTATTCATGTTGGGTCGTTTTTATGCTCTCAAATTTCGCATTTTTCGGCTCATCTGACTCGTTGGTCGCGTTTTCTGCAAATAAATCAAGCTGATTATTGTCTGTTTTTGGTTTTACTTCACTTTTGTTAAGAAACTTGTTAATAAGTGTCTTAAACTCTAATTCTTCAAATATCGCACGCAATTTGGTTTCGTCAGGTTCCTCAATTTTGAGTTCATCTAATTCAAGATTCATTGGAACATCTGTTCGAATCGTTGCGAGGAACTTTGACATTTTAATATCTTCAACGGCATTCTCAACTTTCTCTCGTAGTTTACCTTTTATCTCTTCAGTGTGTTGAAGCATGTTATCAATGGAGCCAAACTGATTGATTAGTTTGGCAGCCGTCTTCTCACCAACACCGGGACAACCGGGAAAGTTATCTGCTGAGTCGCCCATCAATGCCAAAAGATCGATGACTTGGGCTGGGGTAGGGATACCATATTTTGCTTCTACTTCCTTTTCTCCTAATGTTTCGTAGCCGCCTCCAAAGCGAGGACGATACATAAAGACGTTTGGACCAATCAGCTGACCATAGTCTTTGTCAGGTGTAAGCATAAAAGTATCGATTCCATCGGCACCAAAGCGCGTTGCTACTGTACCGATAATATCGTCTGCTTCGAAGCCATCTACCTGCAAAATTGGAATGCGCATAGCCTCAAGTACTTGCTTGATAAGCGGCACAGAAAGCTTGATATCTTCTGGTGTTTCCTCGCGTTGTGCCTTATATTCAGGGAATACGTCATGACGAAAAGTCTTTCCA is from Prevotella melaninogenica and encodes:
- the polA gene encoding DNA polymerase I, with product MAKLFLIDAYALIYRSYYAFIKSPRINSKGLNTSAVMGFCNTLNEVLTKEKPTHIGVAFDHGKTFRHDVFPEYKAQREETPEDIKLSVPLIKQVLEAMRIPILQVDGFEADDIIGTVATRFGADGIDTFMLTPDKDYGQLIGPNVFMYRPRFGGGYETLGEKEVEAKYGIPTPAQVIDLLALMGDSADNFPGCPGVGEKTAAKLINQFGSIDNMLQHTEEIKGKLREKVENAVEDIKMSKFLATIRTDVPMNLELDELKIEEPDETKLRAIFEELEFKTLINKFLNKSEVKPKTDNNQLDLFAENATNESDEPKNAKFESIKTTQHEYKLVENEEELHKLYDFFITKEYVSIDTETTSTDAISAELVGLSFSVEENKAFYVPIPANNEEAIKYVQIFKPLYESDKIMKIGQNIKYDYEVLSRYGVTLQGKMFDTMIAHYLIQPELHHNMDYMAETLLGYQTIHIEELLGPKGKKQKNMRDLSPTDIYEYAAEDADITLRLKNVLEPRLKELGVEELFWNIEMPLVRVLADMELNGVCLDTEALQDTSKIFTERMKQYEQEIYKEAGEEFNISSPKQVGDILFGKMQILDKPKKTKTGQYVTSEEVLQSLESKNPIVRNILNYRGMKKLLSTYIDALPKLINPRTGHIHTSFNQALTATGRLSSSDPNLQNIPVRTDDGKEIRKCFIPEEGCLFFSADYSQIELRIMAHLSEDENMMEAFREGHDIHRATAAKIWHEDIDKVTDAQRKKAKQANFGIIYGITTYGLAQRMDIPNSEAKELIEGYFRTFPKVQAYMEQAKEEARAKGYAETLFHRRRYLADINSRNATVRGFAERNAINAPIQGTEADIIKVAMVRIWERFKKEGIRSKMILQVHDELNFSVYPEEREQVERIVIEEMQNAYPLNVPLTADAGWGKNWLEAH